The Manduca sexta isolate Smith_Timp_Sample1 chromosome 1, JHU_Msex_v1.0, whole genome shotgun sequence sequence catatccTTTTCTTTCTTACAGGTTCAAATACTGGTGATTCAAATACTCTTGATGACAAAGGTGATCACGACAGTGATGACGGTAATAACAAATATGATAACGAGAGTGATAATGATCACGATGGTCCGAAACCGAGTCACAAACCAAGACCGAAGCCAACTGACAAACCAGGCCCAAAACCAACACGTAAACCTGGTCCGAAACCAAGTGACAAACCAGGTTCCAATCCAAATGACAAACCAGGTCCAAAACAAACTGACAAACCAGGATCACAACCAAGCGATAAACCAGGATTAAAACCTAGTGATCGGCCGGGGTCAGAACCAAGTGATGAGTCGGGTTCAAAACCAACCAATAAACCGGGACCTAAATCAACTGATCGGCCAGTTTCAGAACCAAGTGATAAGCCTGGTTCAGAATCAAGTGATAAGCCTGGTTCAGAACCAAGTGATAAGCCTGGTTCGAAACCAACTAACAAACCAGGCCCAAAATCAACTGATCGGCCGGATTCAGAAACAAGTGATAAGCCAGGTTCCAAACCAAGTCATAAGCCTGGTTCAGAACTAAGTGACAAGCCTAGTTCCGAACCAACTAATAAACCGGGACCAAAATCAACGGATCAGCCAGGTTCAGAACCAATTGATAAGCCGGGTTCAAAACCGACTAATCAACCAGGACCAAAATCAACAGACCGGCCGGAGTCAGGATCAAGTGATGAGCCGGGTTTAGAACCAACTAATAGACCGGGCCCAAAATCAACTGATCGGCCGGATTCCGAACCAAGTGATAAGCCAGGTTCAGAACCAAGTGATAAGCCAGGTTTAGAACCAAGGGACAAGCCTGGTTCAAAACCAACTAATGAACCGGGACCAAAACAAACTGATCAGCCAGGTTCAGAACCAAGTGATAAGCCTGGTTCAAAACCAAGTGATAAGCCAGGTTTAGAACCAAGGGACAAGCCTGGTTCAAAACCAACTAATGAACCGGGACCAAAACAAACTGATCAGCCAGGTTCAGAACCAAGTGATAAGCCTGGTTCAAAACCAAGTGATAAGCCAGCTTTAGAACCAAGGGACAAGCCTGGTTCAAAACCAACTAATGAACCGGGACCAAAACAAACTGATCAGCCAGGTTCAGAGCCAAGTGATAAGCCGGCTTCAAAACCACCTGGCAAGCCAGGAACTAAACCAACTGATAAACCAGGATCAAGTTCAAGACCGGCGACATCCCCGAACACACCCGACAATCCTTCTGGAACAAATAGCACGTCAACTCCAAACGATAACTCGCCTGACGTATATTCTAATGAGGATGATGACACATCTCCAAGTGATACAACTGATGTTTCATCTGAACCTGACGATTCAAGCAACGCTGGTAAGCCTAGAAGATCCCCTGGCATTCGCCGTAAGCATCGCCGTCATAGAAGACCAGGGAAGAAAATTATCAGGAAGAGGATTGAAACTGATACTGGTACGTCTTGATTTAGTATACAAACCAAAATTGCTTGGATTCGTTGTATGTGAACTATTTTTTTAGTTGTAAACGTTCTTATACTTGAGGTTAATATGCCtccttaattattttgtgtccCGTTATGCTTTGACGGGAAGTGGACAATTGATATTTCCGACTCCTCCTTATCTATTTGATGAATTTCATTACGCgtttaaattgattattaagAGACTCAGCAAGAATCACTACCACGTGTTGTAAAATATGTGCTGATCCTGGTTCGCAGGAGTTGCAATGGTGGATGTAAGTCAGTAGCGTACCTTGCCATAGAGAGGTCTATATGTAAAGagggctcttcagggcagtgcgaactttagGACGctcgcttagtttaatgtaggtatggagCAAGAAGGGCCACAAAGCTcaggggccccgtatcactgatacagCTGATACAGCGGTAGCTACGTCCTTGGTGTAAGTGTGGACAAAGTCTAAATAACCACAATTGAATAATCAAATCCatactatattttcaatttaaattatgatttggGCGTAATCTCGTGAAGTAAATGCTGGAAGTCGTGGATTCGATCTTCAGGACGGCTAAATAGTTTATGTTCTCTCAGTAACAGCGCTCTAGAATTGTGGCCAGTTTAGCGATAGTCACCTAGTATAACATCAAACCCAAAAAGTGAAAAGTGGATGCTTTGATTAAATCTCTTATCCCTTCGAGAATAAAGGCGTCAGTTTTCAGTCGAAGCTAGTATATTTAACTGAGTAAATTATCCCGTTTCAGGCACAACAGTTGTTAAGCGTACTGATGGCACTATAGTCACCGTTTACGAAGATGATTATTACATCCCAGACGACAATTACGATGATGATAGTGAGGATGTGGACGATGATGAAACAAATCCAAATAAACCAAACACTAAGCCCAGAGGTGGAAAGGGTCCAAAACGGAAGCCAAGACGTAAACCACGTCGTAAGCCATCTGACAACACATCGCCAGGTTCAAAACCGAATAAAAAGCCGTCTCCTAAACCAGGCGAAGAGCCTGCTCCAAAGCCGACTAGAGAGCCGAAACCGAGTGAAAAGCCAAGTCCTAAACCAAGTGATAAACCAACTCCCAAACCTGAAAAAGAGGTGACTACCAACCCTGGTGGGAAACCGTCTACAAAATCTGATGAAGAACTAAAACCTAAACCTGGTGCGGAGCCTACTTCTCAACCTGGTGAAAATTCTACTACAAAACCTAGCGAAAAGCCAACACAAATACCAGGCGAAAAACCAACTGCGGAACCCTGTGATGAGGCGTCTTTAAAACCTGACGGAAAACCAACTACAAAACCCGGCGAAGAGTCGAGCCCAAAACCAGATGAAAAATCAAAGCCAGGTGAAGAACTTACTCCTGACTCTTCGAAGTCAACTACTACTACTGGCAGTACACCTGGATCAAATGGAGGTTCTCCTACAACTGACGGCACCCCACGCGGCAGTACTCTTGGACCTAATGAAGGTTCACCTACAACTGACGGCAGCCCCAGTGGCAGTACTCCTGGACCGAATGGAGGTTCTCCTACAACTGACGGCAGCCCCAGTGGCAGTACTCCTGGACCGAATGGAGGTTCTCCTACTACTGACGGCATCCCCAGTGGCAGTTCTCCTGGACCGAATGGAGGTTCTCCTACAACTGACGGCAGCCCCAGTGGCAGTACTCCTGGACCGAATGGAGGTTCTCCTACAACTGACAACAGCCCCAGTGGCAGTACTCCTGGACCGAATGGAGGTTCTCCTACAACTGACGGCAGCCTCAGTGGCAGTACTCCTGGACCGAATGGAGGTTCTCCTACAACTGACAACAGCCCCAGTGGCAGTACTCCTGGACCGAATGGAGGTTCTCCTACTACTGACGGCAGCCCCAGTGGCGGTACTCCTGGACCGAATGGAGGTACTACACCTGGCGATAGACCAACTGGCAGTTCCCTTGGACCGAAAGGAGGTTCTCCTACAACTGACAGCAGCCCCAGTGGCGGTACTCCTGGACCGAATGGAGGTTCTCCTACTACTGACGGCAGCCCCAGTGGCAGTTCTCCTGGACCGAATGGAGGTTCTCCTACAACTGACGGCAGCCTCAGTGGCAGTACTCCTGGACCGAATGGAGGTTCTCCTACAACTGACAACAGCCCCAGTGGCAGTACTCCTGGACCGAATGGAGGTTCTCCTACTACTGACGGCAGCCCTAGTGGCGGTACTCCTGGACCGAATGGAGGTACTACACCTGGCGATAGACCAACTGGCAGTTCCCTTGGACCGAAAGGAGGTTCTCCTACAACTGACAGCAGCCCCAATGGCGGTACTCCTGGACCGAATGGAGGTTCTCCTACTACTGACGGCAGCCCCAGTGGCAGTTCTCCTGGACCGAATGGAGGTTCTCCTACAACTGACGGCAGCCTCAGTGGCAGTACTCCTGGACCGAATGGAGGTTCTCCTACAACTGACAACAGCCCCAGTGGCAGTACTCCTGGACCGAATGGAGGTTCTCCTACTACTGACGGCAGCCCTAGTGGCGGTACTCCTGGACCGAATGGAGGTACTACACCTGGCGATAGACCAACTGGCAGTTCCCTTGGACCGAAAGGAGGTTCTCCTACAACTGACAGCAGCCCCAATGGCGGTACTCCTGGACCGAATGGAGGTACTACACCTGGCGATAGACCAATTGGCAGTTCCCTTGGACCGAATGGAGGGTCTCCTACAACTGACGGCAGCCCCAGTAGCAGTACTGCTGGACCGAATGGAGGTTCTCCTACAACTGATGGCAGCACAAGTGGCAGTTCTCATGGACCAAATGGAGGTTCTACACCTGGCAACAGTCCAACTGGCAGTACCCCTGGACCAAACGGAAGTTCCACACCTGGCGACAGCCCAACTGGCAATTCCTCTGGACCGGATGAAAATTCTCCCACAACCGTTAGCAGCCCGAAAGGAGGTTCCCCTGGACCGGATAGAAATCCAAAAACTGATGTTACGACTGACTCCGAACCAAACTCAGTCAACCAATCCACGACAGAGTATTCCCCTGGCAAACCAGATGATTCAACCAATAGTCCCTCTGAACGAACTCCGAAAACTGGCAGAAAGCGCAGACCTGGTCGTAGACCTCGTAAACCCAAGCATGGACGTCGTGTCATCACCAAAACTGACTCCAGATCTTCGTCTAAAGTAGTAACAGgtaattgattaataatataataatatatatactgtccGACTGCTCCACgggcctttactactgagagggattaggccttagtccaccacactggcctagtacggattggtagacttcacacaccctcaaaattcccatagagaacttctctagtatgcaggtttcctcacaatgttttcctttaccgttaaagcaatcgataattcacaaagaatgctcatattattttagaaaagactgaggtgcgtgcccttaggttttgaacctgcggacattcgtcgcagcagtccgttccacacccaactagactatcaccGCTTAAACACAGCGTTATTTTAGCCACAGATATCTAATACCGGACCAGGATACTGGTGTTATGTGTCACCTGCACTTCGGACATACAAAcatctatttatacatattataaaacaaagtctgtctgtttgtgatcgattttctcaaaatctactgaacggatttttataaaatttaatatggagatagcttaagaccctgggaagattataagctatttatcccgggaaaatatatagtgagacttttatcccggtaaacttCTTCACGTGGGAaccgagcaaaaactagtatcaaataatttttgttcCTTCCACTTTAgattcataaaatatcatttgtcTCCATGTGAGGATCAGCCCAACTACAAGTAcagtttaacattaaattatttttattccaggcACACGCTCTGACACAGTATATACCGTCGAAACAGAATTCGAACCGATCGGAAACTCCGGAGAACCTGACTGCTTACCAGACGGCTCCGTTGGCAACCCTAGTGTAGGTTCTAGTCCAAGCCCTAACCCTGCAACTATTACAAAACCAACGGATAAACCAAGCTCAAAACCATATCCAGAGCCAAATCCTGAACCGAGTACGGAACCTAATTCCGAGCCAACTCCCAAAGCCAATCCGGAGCCAACTTCCGAACCAAATGCAGCATCAACTACTGGACCAACTTCCGAACCAAATGCTGCATCAACTCCTAAACCAAGTGCCGGATCAACTGCCGAACCAAATGCTGCATCAACTCCTAAACCAAGTGCTGGATCAACTTCCGAACCGAATGCTGCATCAACTCCTGGACCAAGTTCTGGACCAACTTCCGAACCAAATGCGGGATCAACTCCTAAACCAAGTCCTGGATCAACTCATGAACCAAATTCGGGGTCATCTCCTGGACCAAATTCTGGATCAACTTCCGAACCAAATGCTGCATCAACTCCTAGACCAAATTCTGGATCAACTTCCGAACCAAATGGGGCATCAACCCCTGGACCCAGTCCTAGATCAACTTCCGAACCAAATGCAGTATCAACTCCTAAACCAAGTGCTGGATCAACTTCCGAACCAAATGCGGGATCAACTCCTAAATCAAGTTCTGGATCAACTCATGAACCAAATTCGGGGGTCATCTCCTGGACCAAATTCTGGATCAACTTCCGAACCAAATGCTGCATCAACTCCTAGACCAAATTCTGGATCAACTTCCGAACCAAATGGGGCATCAACCCCTGGACCCAGTCCTAGATCAACTTCCGAACCAAATGCAGCATCAACTCCTAAACCAAGTGCTGGATCAACTTCCGAACCAAATGCGGGATCAACTCCTAAATCAAGTTCTGGATCAACTCATGAACCAAATTCGGGGTCATCTCCTGGACCAAATTCTGGATCAACTTCCGAACCAAATGCTGCATCAACTCCTAGACCAAATTCTGGATCAACTTCCGAACCAAATGGGGCATCAACCCCTGGACCCAGTTCTAGATCAACTTCCGAACCAAATGCAGCATCAACTCCTAAACCAAGTGCTGGATCAACTTCTGAACCAAATGCGGCATCAACTCATGAACCAAATTCTGGACCAACTCATGAACCAAGCTCAACACTAACTCCTGAGCCAAATGTGAGATCAACTTATGAACCCAATTCGGAGTCAACTTCCAAACCAAACGAAGTATCAACTCCCATACCAACTTCTGAACGAAATCCGGAATCAACTCCTGAACCTAGCTCCACGCAAGCACCGAGCACATCGACAAGTTCCTCTACTCCTCGTAGTTACCCACCATATGGCGGTCCACGAACCCATAAACCACACAAGCCAGGTCATGGCAGAATATGTATTTGCTTCCACAGCATAGATGATATCCCTATTAAATACAGAAATCAGATTGGCGTTcgttaaaacaatgtttaactAATAAgcatgaatttgaaaaaaacgttttgaaGACGACATAAAATTAAGTGGAATTAAAAAACCCTGTTTGGGGATAAAAAAAaccctaaatataatttattaattcaatattataatataaatgttttcaagtgtaaattagaatattttatgatgaaattaattacttataatttttttaaatgaaatttatctTGTAATgttatgattaataaataaatatgattaattatattgttttaatataactatatgaataacattaaactatataattatagaCTGGGCATCAGAAGTTATTAcgaattggtaataagtcgctgtcttatttaaaatgtccgtatgacaagatgtcacagtgtccttagatattaatacaataaaaaatacagaaaatatgctattaTGCACGTTAAAAACTTGCAAATCACGAGATGGAAAAATGAAGTATTccacattggtgttttgctaattcacagtagattgaataaccatcacataagcgcaacgtttttatataacaatctttctttaattatattttacgttcCTTTTCAATTCTGTCaagatttcaaaaaaatatttacgcttTATTTTACACAATCGAATACATTGGGGTAAATGttccattaaataaatacatttgaagTAAACAACAGAAAAAATACTCTTTACTTCGTCCTAATTCTGTCTTAGAAGATCTATACGAGTCAATCGCTCGaggaaagtaataaaattgtgccccaaaatagtttaattaaccGTACGATTCGTGTAGGTGGGGAccaaagagttttaagattatacaGAGCGGACTATGGGAATTTGTTATCTATACCTATGTAGTATGTTAAGCATATTGTTTTTGGTATTCACctctataataataacagccttgtattatacacttgcccactgctgagcacgggcctcctctactactgagagggattaggccttagtccaccacgctgacctactgcggattggtagacttcacacaccttcgaaattcctatagagaacttctcagatgtgcaggtttcctcacgatgttttccttcaccgttaaagcgaacgataaattcacaaagaatacacacatgattttagaaaagtcagaggtgtgtgcccttttgatttgaaactgcggacattagtcttggcagtccgttccacacccaactaggctatcgccgcttacacaTTCACCTCTATGTttgtctttaaattaaaaaaaaaaactgtaacaGTGTTtaaggaatataaaataaagtagtaCAGTAAGCAAGTACTAAAGTTTCATTTCTAATACGGACATTGCGAAGATTggcatacaaaaattttgcgcttatgtgacgGTTACTCGATATACCATAATAACAAAACTTCAATGTaacataattcatatttattccaTATCGTAAtttacacgtttttaatgcgcatatcagcatattttctgtaaatatgtcaTTTTAGTATtcatatctaaggacgctgtgacgtcatacggacatttcaaacaagacattaccaattggtaataacttttggagcaaaaatttggttCTAATGTCTggtttataactaactatactgtgtAATTTCTTTGGTAACAAACAATTTTGTACCATCAGGTGTTGAAAGGGGACGTGGGTGTCAATACGATGTCTTTGTGTTGGATttttaatgtattcatttatatattttgtatacagcAAAGTAGATACATACTTTTTAATGTTCATtacttctaaataaaaatattagcactgtattttatactgtctcactgctgcgCATGCCTCTACTgagagattagaccttagtccaccacgctgtagtgcgggcagacttcacacaccctcaaaatttctatagagaacttcttaagtATGCAGGTTGACCCACtatgttatccttcaccgttaaaacaagcgataattcacaaagaatatgtacacataactttagaaaagtcagatgtgtgtttaggatttgaaccttttttttgttttcgcggagaaagtgtcttattactaccgcccagccttcgtcggggacgactgagcggttatgctggggtaaccgtgccttacggcccggcgttaaGCCGCcgggatttgatggtgaccttcgcgcgaccgccgggccgagtccccaaccctatatacaacttaaacctatgcacggcctaccagctgaAACTccggccctcttcggcgcatttgggacggctgcgggcttcctctgacgttgaagtgtctaagtctGCGGCCGCACCCGCCCCTGCGCGGTAGGGggttgaacctgcggatattcgtctcggcagtccgttccacctCTAACTAGGCTACCGCTGttatgcataaatataaattgtattatattttttatttattaggaaaaatgataaaataaaatactttatttatcacgtaggcgaacaaagttgcacttatgacacgtcaaaacaaagcataagaataattattattatttttaaacaactattaaaattacttatataactatggatatTCTAAATtagagataaaatttataataaaaacaaggtacaaaccaaagtaaccagctcgggctggcaagtagggggaaatagaaggataacgcgtcgcgatcctaccggcgaggacatgagccctaacctagctgacctaccagcctttcactaactacctaagtgatgactacccgatgaaaaaaggcagaaagaaacacCGGCTTCACTTTTTTGAAGATTCGATCTTCAGTGTagaatacttagtctggccataaatactgttacacttaattataaaaaaatattacatttgaatttcgaatctgtcatttttatacgattgttcattgtgttttctcattttggcgccaatacattgtaaaatattttgcgatattaaaatggtgtggggtgataaagagaaccgaatcgctgtgatagcattacacaaagtaggtatggagccaaatgcaatttttaaaactctccatacacttggtattagtaaaatgtttgtgtaccgggctattaataggtacaatgagacctcctctgtttgtgacagaaaagatctggccgtccacgtagtgttcgtacgaaaaaggtggtcaaagcagtaagggaaagaattcgaagaaatcctgtccgaaagcaaaagattttatctcgggaaatgaagatagcacctagaaccatgtcgcgtattttaaaagatgacttaggacttgcagcctataagagacgcactggccatttcttaactgataatttaaagaagaatagggtggtaaaatcgaaacaactactgaagcggtacgcaaagggaggtcacagaaaaattttgtttacggatgagaaaatttttacaattgagcaacattttaacaaacaaaatgaccgtatttatgctcaaagctctaaggaagcttcccaattagtcgacagagtgcaacgtggacattatccgacttcagtgatggtttggtggggtgttagctatgaaggagtgactgagccatatttttgtaaaaaaggtatcaaaacatcggcacaagtgtatcaagataccattcttgagaaggtagttaagccccttaacatcaccatgttcaataaccaagtatggtccttccagcaagactcggcgccgggtcataaagctcggtccacgcagtcttggttggaatcgaacgtttcggacttcatcagagctgaagactggccgtcgtctagtcccgatcttaatccgctggattatgatttgtggtcagttttagagagtacagcttgctctaaacgccatgataatttggagtccctaaaacaatctatacgattggcagtgaagaattttcccatggaaagagtgcgtgcttctattgataactggcctcatcgtttaaaggactgtattgcagccaatggagaccacttcgaataagctttttatatttttaattgttttatatttatgtattaaactgacacactgtaaaagtaataaatgttatttgcagttaacaattttcttttttctttattacaatatttatggcaagactaggtatatttgTTGTTGatgtgtattattaaataaaatcaattttaatacgattaggcgtaaacatcttatttttatataagatagTATGAAAAGAAAGCAAGATAAATAGTATGTAAAATTCCATTAGAATTAGAAATCGACACGGTGACAGCTACAAATGGAACAGTTAATCGTCCTGAAAAGATTTGTCTCAATTTAACGCTAATACTTTAAGGCTTAGGGAGACTGGGGACAGCGGGTTGAAGGAAAGAAATATTTGGCAACAAACATTGAGGTATATTCTATggacatgaacgtccatataaactatttgtttaaaatctgaactaaaatgtcgtaaaccaaaacgtcacttttataacctatttattcatttgaacaacaaataattattcttatttaactaatatttcttattcaaatccaagtttacagttagactcgagttcttatatcatgagcgcgaCTCCGTACacaacaagctgtcaatattgaccataccagtcagtttgaatggattgcagctcaattcagttgaacacagtgaatgttcggaacgccaaatctattatgtagtacatatataccGTTGGCAACAaacacaacatattttttttatttaatttagacgcaaaacaggttacaatcatattttttacaatattataaaatatacaaacttaaaactagattgtattccaaAACATGCacccttatactagttaattccttaaagtgtaatataaatttaaattattgaattgtGTACAATATTGCCGTGCttagcgcaaaagcggtatgtcagggaaactttattttgaaataatcgaagttttgtaaatatagttttgtatataaaactgagatagagaaactctttaaggattttttaacaagttctaaacaagatacagttattttaattaagttaattgggtgggtatttctttaagctatctgacgacataaaaatcaagtttttgattttttttgagataccgcttttgagcttagctcggcagaatagataaataatacaattactattattagtgtaattttatataacaatgggTTTGTTTCAGCGACAAAGATTACAACCcaggaagcggcgatagcctagttggttatggaacggactgccgagaagaatgtccgcaggttcaaaacccaaacgcacctctgacttctctaaaattatctgtattctttgtgacttatcgcttgttttaacggtgaaggaaaacatcgtgaggaaacctgcatacatgcgaagttctctataggaattttgactATGCGTGAAGTTCACCACcccgaactaggccagcgtagtggactaacgcctaatccctctcggtagtaaaAGAGGTCCGTgcagtgggagagtatatagtacatggctgatattattatatactatgtgGTTACTTCTAAGAGGGTACTGTGATTTTTGACTTAGTACTGATATTGAGCAAAACACCTATAACTTTACCTGATttgaacccgagatctcagcgCGCTAGTCTTTCCGTAAAACAACTGCGCCAACGAGACAGTCTTTAAATTAATCTGCAGATATATTTGCATCCACGTGTGTTAACCCCTCCAGAGTCTTGGCATTTAATTATACGAAGTGGCTTGCATTTATACAAATGGAAGAAAGTGGGGAAAAATAGACTTTAATGCACATTTGAAAAAAATGCAAGTTTGTGCATGACCTACGTATTATATCTGGCGGTCCGTACACTCATCGTGTTcaactcaactgtactgcaatccatacacCTGAGTAGTATGATTTAAACATTGACAGCGTGAGGTTATGTACGGAGtagcgctcataatataagaacttgagtctaaccccttattcatagacgttttttatctaaggacgaagtaaagctgtgatatcgcttgcttcaacggtaaaggaaaacatcgtttggaaacctgcatacctatgaaattttctataggaattttgagggtgtgtgaagtctaccaatctgcattacagcgtggtggactaaggcccaatctctcagtagtagaggcccgtgcagcaatgggacggtatataatacgggCTTGATATAATGatacattatcagtcttacttataaaattgttttagcgTTGAGGtggttaaaaattgcttaaatagctctCAAAAACATTACCAGTTCCTAGTTTGAACCTTATTAAAGGCAAGATGGTGGGtcttgacttacagctgatcgagtaaatttgtgatttaactaagcatagctttgtgaaTTTTTATACGTAAGACTGTATGTGGTTACTTGTAATGTACATACTggcgataatataaaaataaaacatctccagctataatatatttataaacaattactcCATGAACCAAagaaatatttccaaattaaaCTGTCCATCCTGGCCCAACCTCCCCTCGCCTCCGTTCTCACAAACATCCCTTAGTATAAAAGCTGGGGACGCTCACCATGGAATCACAGTCCAACATCAACATGTCGCAAATACTTATTGAATTCATCGCTTTATGTTTGATCTGCGTAGTCACAGGCAGCAATGACATTAAGGTAAGTTTAA is a genomic window containing:
- the LOC115453986 gene encoding mucin-12, whose product is MYGTQIDKIGEQYNNVRFFFAFAGEPVDTSYDGDDVYDDDDEYFDDDGNVDDGGDVGDDDENDDEQVPNKQKPNRTPKPSTKPSEKPSSKPSPKPSEKPSPTPGDKLKPKPSPKPTEKPSSNPSLTPGEEANPKPNEKPRPKPSPKPSEKPSPKPSDKPGSKSGGEPTPKPSEKPSSKPSPKPSGKPTPKPTGKPYPRPGEEPTSKPNEEPSSKPGNDATPKPSRNPYPKPNEKPSSKPNEEPSNPRPSDGEGPVSKDTDDVYYDVVGGDVYPVDGDIDEDDDDEVDADGQLPEDSDENGQEPDESKPNEESSKEVGSRPKPSRKPMDKPTDKPSPKPTSPRPNDKPGSNTGDSNTLDDKGDHDSDDGNNKYDNESDNDHDGPKPSHKPRPKPTDKPGPKPTRKPGPKPSDKPGSNPNDKPGPKQTDKPGSQPSDKPGLKPSDRPGSEPSDESGSKPTNKPGPKSTDRPVSEPSDKPGSESSDKPGSEPSDKPGSKPTNKPGPKSTDRPDSETSDKPGSKPSHKPGSELSDKPSSEPTNKPGPKSTDQPGSEPIDKPGSKPTNQPGPKSTDRPESGSSDEPGLEPTNRPGPKSTDRPDSEPSDKPGSEPSDKPGLEPRDKPGSKPTNEPGPKQTDQPGSEPSDKPGSKPSDKPGLEPRDKPGSKPTNEPGPKQTDQPGSEPSDKPGSKPSDKPALEPRDKPGSKPTNEPGPKQTDQPGSEPSDKPASKPPGKPGTKPTDKPGSSSRPATSPNTPDNPSGTNSTSTPNDNSPDVYSNEDDDTSPSDTTDVSSEPDDSSNAGKPRRSPGIRRKHRRHRRPGKKIIRKRIETDTGTTVVKRTDGTIVTVYEDDYYIPDDNYDDDSEDVDDDETNPNKPNTKPRGGKGPKRKPRRKPRRKPSDNTSPGSKPNKKPSPKPGEEPAPKPTREPKPSEKPSPKPSDKPTPKPEKEVTTNPGGKPSTKSDEELKPKPGAEPTSQPGENSTTKPSEKPTQIPGEKPTAEPCDEASLKPDGKPTTKPGEESSPKPDEKSKPGEELTPDSSKSTTTTGSTPGSNGGSPTTDGTPRGSTLGPNEGSPTTDGSPSGSTPGPNGGSPTTDGSPSGSTPGPNGGSPTTDGIPSGSSPGPNGGSPTTDGSPSGSTPGPNGGSPTTDNSPSGSTPGPNGGSPTTDGSLSGSTPGPNGGSPTTDNSPSGSTPGPNGGSPTTDGSPSGGTPGPNGGTTPGDRPTGSSLGPKGGSPTTDSSPSGGTPGPNGGSPTTDGSPSGSSPGPNGGSPTTDGSLSGSTPGPNGGSPTTDNSPSGSTPGPNGGSPTTDGSPSGGTPGPNGGTTPGDRPTGSSLGPKGGSPTTDSSPNGGTPGPNGGSPTTDGSPSGSSPGPNGGSPTTDGSLSGSTPGPNGGSPTTDNSPSGSTPGPNGGSPTTDGSPSGGTPGPNGGTTPGDRPTGSSLGPKGGSPTTDSSPNGGTPGPNGGTTPGDRPIGSSLGPNGGSPTTDGSPSSSTAGPNGGSPTTDGSTSGSSHGPNGGSTPGNSPTGSTPGPNGSSTPGDSPTGNSSGPDENSPTTVSSPKGGSPGPDRNPKTDVTTDSEPNSVNQSTTEYSPGKPDDSTNSPSERTPKTGRKRRPGRRPRKPKHGRRVITKTDSRSSSKVVTGTRSDTVYTVETEFEPIGNSGEPDCLPDGSVGNPSVGSSPSPNPATITKPTDKPSSKPYPEPNPEPSTEPNSEPTPKANPEPTSEPNAASTTGPTSEPNAASTPKPSAGSTAEPNAASTPKPSAGSTSEPNAASTPGPSSGPTSEPNAGSTPKPSPGSTHEPNSGSSPGPNSGSTSEPNAASTPRPNSGSTSEPNGASTPGPSPRSTSEPNAVSTPKPSAGSTSEPNAGSTPKSSSGSTHEPNSGVISWTKFWINFRTKCCINS